One window of Ziziphus jujuba cultivar Dongzao chromosome 5, ASM3175591v1 genomic DNA carries:
- the LOC112492123 gene encoding uncharacterized protein LOC112492123, which translates to MYSDIIDVENGQTLGKHSPSPLAESSILPLVSSASFAIPKPPTVTTGNKSKESFIFPAKFDIGENTFLDVDDLLRPVSPIPAVETPIVTQTEADDFEVEKVQLGFDYVVSLFKGGFEALTKDEAREKLDKSFGVISNTSLLHASVRSRASEIHATFH; encoded by the exons ATGTATAGTGATATTATTGATGTAGAG AATGGCCAAACTTTGGGCAAACACTCTCCTTCTCCTTTGGCCGAATCTTCTATTTTGCCCTTGGTTTCTTCGGCCTCGTTTGCTATTCCCAAACCTCCCACTGTCACAACAGGAAACAAAtccaag gaaTCTTTCATTTTTCCAGCTAAATTTGACATTGGAGAGAATACTTTCCTTGATGTTGATGACCTTCTAAGACCAGTGTCGCCTATTCCAGCTGTAGAAACTCCAATTGTCACTCAAACTGAAGCAGACgattttgaagttgaaaaagtcCAATTAGGTTTTGACTATGTTGTTAGCCTTTTCAAAGGAGGTTTTGAGGCCTTAACTAAAGATGAAGCACGAGAAAAATTAGACAAGTCATTCGGTGTCATTAGCAATACTTCTTTACTGCACGCTAGCGTCCGTTCTCGTGCCTCTGAGATCCATGCCACTTTTCATTAG